The genomic interval AAATATCCATTCACCGCAAGCTACCCGGGTAAAGTGAATATGCTTATAAACGGAATTACCGGAATAGATGGTAATACACTGAAGATAACCTTTAACAAGGCACTGGATAAGGAATCCGCTGAAAATATATCCAATTACTTAATTACAGGAATAAATCACACTAACTATAGCGCAGTTCCTGTCAAGGCTATATATGATCCAGTAGCAGACCCAAATTCAGTTAAGCTTTACCTTGTGTCAACAAATCCCATGCAGAAGGATAAGGTATATATAGTTAGTGTGATGAGTACACTAAAAGATAATATAGGCAATTCTCTATCTGGCAGACTTCAAGGTGTGCTGACATGCACTAATGGAACAGTAACAAAGCCTGCAATAAAGGAAGCTGTTATTATTTCGTCAGACTCCATTAGAGTTAGCTTTAATAAGGAAGTATTAATTGAAAAGCAGACAATACTCACATCGAACTATATTCTGCAATACAATGACGGTAGGGATACCGTGGTAAAAGTGCCAATAGGGATTTGTGTTATTAATGAAACAACTTTTATACTAAAGTTTGATTCGTTGGATTTTAATACAGCTTACAAGCTGTCATGCGTAAATATCAAGGATTTTACAGGAGCTACCTCAGATGCACAAAGCTTTAAAGACGTTACTATGGGCAGCAAGTAGCAGGAGATGAAACTAATGAAGATATATGTTCAGGGTGTAGTAAGAAGTCTTACTACACCCTGAATTTTTTCCTATTTAGCTAGGCAGTTGGCATTTTCCCTTATATAGGAATGGTATTTGCAGTCATATTTTTTTGCATACTCAAGAGTTTTGTTGTAGCGTGAAAGAACCCTGTCCAATCTTCTGCTATAATGTTGGACATCATTATTAAGTAAATTGAAATTATTGCATTCAATAATCTTGTTTAGCTTAATATGCATATTTGCGATTAGGACGTACATCAACTCTTTTGACATAGTAAATACCCCCTAAATATTCATTTATAGCTGAAAACTAAAACTTGAATAGGCCGTTAACAACTCATATTTCTTTAATATTTTAGTACTCTTGTAATACTAAATTTTCTATAGGTTTAGAAGTAGTAAAAACAAAACATAAGAAAGGGGAAATAGAATATGTGTATAATTTGAAAAACAAATTTAAAATGCAATCTTTCTGGACAAGCTGGAATATATTTATGATATAATTATAACATATTATGGAAATAAATCAACTAATATTAGCATATACTTTTAAATAATTGCTTAATATAGATAAAGCATTATTTCTTCAGTATCTCCCAGAGTAAGAAAATACACATTTACTATTATTAGTACAATAGCATGCTATATGGAATAATTGTTTTAAAATTGCTGTTCAAAAATTTAAAATAAATGTTATAATAAAAGCAATTGAGATTAGAATGCGGGGGTTGTTTTGTGGCGAAGAAAATTCTTATTGTAGATGACGAGAAAAACATTGTAGATATATTAAAGTTTAACCTCAAAAAGGAAGGATTTGATACTATCGAAGCCTATGACGGTGAACAGGCAATAGAAATGGTTCTGAGTCAAAAACCGGATTTGATATTATTGGATGTAATGCTTCCTAAAATGGATGGGTTTACTGTATGCCGGAAACTTCGTCAGACTATCTCAACTCCTATACTGATGCTTACAGCAAAAGAAGAAGAAGTTGATAAGGTCTTAGGACTTGAATTAGGTGCTGACGATTATATTACAAAACCTTTCAGTCCCAGAGAACTGATGGCAAGGGTTAAAGCGAACTTGCGACGTATGACTGTTGAAGACGGCGCAGCTGGAAATGATACCGCTAAAAAGGCTGGTAATATGCTTAAATGCGGGGACCTGGAAATAGATATAGACCGTTATGAAGTTAAACGTAATAACATGGTTATAGAATTGACACTAAGAGAGTTCGAGCTTGTTAAGTTTTTAGCTTCTCAGCAGGATCAAATATTTTCCAGAGAAAGCTTGCTGGAAAAAGTATGGGGCTATGAATACTATGGGGATGTCCGTACTGTAGATGTCACTGTAAGGCGCTTGAGGGAAAAGCTGGAGAAGGAACCCAGCAATCCTGAATATATTATGACAAAGAGGGGCGTTGGATATTATTTCAATAAGGTAAGCTAGATGAAAAGCATAGCATAAGTGGGGTTAACATGACTTTCAGAAGAATACTTGTCGGCTTATTAAGGAGCCTTCAGTGGAAATTGGTTTTTATTTTTATAGCGATGACTATAGTTCTTATTGCTCCTATAGGAATAATGTTAAAGGTTCAGGTAGAGAATTCATACTACGATGATTTTATTGATAAAATCAAAATGGGATATGCAGAATGGAAGATTCCGGGAAACCCAACTATAGAGGATATATGGAAGAATTTATATATTCTTCATGATAGAAATGCTTTATATGTATTCAATATTGCAGGGGAAATTAAAACTTTTTCCATAGTTAACTATAAAAATTTGAATGAAGGAAAAACAATAGATAAAAATTTAGAGATTAATAATGATGCAAATAAAATCAATGTAGGTGAAATTCTAAATTCTGAAAATTTTATATCAGCTATGGGAAAAGCCGGGGTAGGCTATAAAAAAGACCTCTTGCATACAAAAGGGAAAGCTTTTTTTGATTGTGCCATAAAAATAAAAGATACGGAATATGCCTTGTATTTCAGATATTATAGTGAAGGTTGGAGCAAAATGTTGAGGAACCTCAATAACATAATATTGACAAGCATATTCTTTTCAATCATTATTTCTCTTATTATCGGATATATGCTCTCAAAGACTATTACAGTCCCTATAGTTAACCTGATGCATAAGGCTCAGGATGTGGCGAAGGGTAACTTTGACCAGGTATTGGAGGCAAAAGCCGATGATGAGATTGGCAAACTGACAAAAACCTTTAATTATATGGCAGGAGAATTGAAAAATACTTTAACAGAAATTTCTAGCGAGAAAAGCAAGATAGAGACTATTTTGAAGTATATGACAGATGGAATTATAGCTTTTAATATTAAGGGTGAAGTGGTTCATATAAATCCTACTGCAAAAAAAATGCTTGGTGTAATCAACATAGAGGAAAGCTTTAATGAATTTTCAAAAAGGTATAACCTTGGGCTATTCCTTGAAGAAATATCGTACCTTAATTTTTCCGGCAACAAGGAAGTAGGTATTACTATAGGGGATAAGTTTATAAGAGCCTATTTTGCAGTATTTACTGATGAAGAAGAAATTGCAGAAGGAATTATTATAGTTCTTCAGGATGTTACAGAGCAGCAGAAACTGGAAAATATGAGAAAAGAATTCGTTGCAAATGTATCGCATGAATTAAGAACGCCATTAACATCAATTAAGAGTTATACGGAAACCTTACTGGATGGGGCTTTGGAAGACAGGGAGACGACGGAGAAATTTCTGAGTGTAGTAAACTCTGAGGCCGACAGAATGACAAGGCTTGTTAAGGATCTGCTGCATCTCACGAGACTTGACAATCAACAGATGCACTGGAATATGCGGTTATTTTCAATCGAATCTCTTATAAAAAAGTCTGTTGAGAAAATGCAAATTGAAGCAAAGAATAAAAATCAGCTCCTAGAGAGTTATACAATAGGTGAAATACCCGATATAGTAGCTGATCGTGACAGGATTGAACAGGTAATAATTAATATAATCAGTAACGCTATTAAGTACACCCCTGATAGAGGGAAAATTACTATATATACAAGCAGATTGTATAATGATGTTTGCATAAAATTCATCGATAACGGGATAGGTATTCCGGAAAAGGATTTACCAAGGATATTCGAAAGATTCTACAGGGTTGATAAGGCCAGGTCAAGGGAAATGGGTGGTACGGGTCTTGGATTGGCTATAGCAAAAGAAATCGTAGAAGCACATAATGGAAGTATAAATATTACCAGTGAATTCGAAAAAGGGACGGAAGTATGCATAAAATTGCCTGTAAATGCTATTGAAGTTAGAGAGAGTAATCAGTAAAGGTATTTGTTTCGGGAAATTAGGGAAATAATTAGATTGTATAAAATCCCGGAAACATATGGATATACATGTAACTTATTCTTAAATGGGTTGTAATGGATTTGTAATATAAAATAATGTATAATAAATGTATGAAGTAAAATGGAATGAATTTATTTTGGTTAATATGTTAAATTGTGTATGAGGTGCTCTTAAAATGGTTAAAAAGATTTGTTTCATGCTGGTGTTCTTAATACTATTTTCTGTTTGCAGTATATCTGTATTTGCCGCTCCCGATGAGAGTGGATATGATGCCGATACCAAAGCAACTAAAGAAAAGTATGTAACTATTACAAAACCCGAGGATGGCAAAAACGAGATAACATATAACAAATCTTATTCCATATGCGGTGTAACAGAGCTGGAAAATATAAGAGTGGAACTGCACAGACTAAATGAGGATAAGAAGAAATACGAAAAGATAGTAATAGATGGGAAAAGTTATTGGGATATAGGCGAGTCAGGATTTTTTGCTAAAGAGATAGATTTAAAAGAAGGTAATAACAAGATAATGCTGGTGGCATACAAGATTTCTGATGACAAAAAGAATACTGACAGCAGGAATGAACAGAGAAGCATATTTGAAATAAAAAGAGACAAAAGGAATTTGTTGGAATCTATAAAAGATAAGATATTTGATCCGCTTAAATCATTGTTCGAGTAAAACAAAACTAATCCGGGGTTTTAAATGAATAAGCTAAGTTGGGAAAGGCTAAAGTTTTATTTTCTTATTGTTTTAATAATGACAAGTATATTACAAGTAGGAATCCTATGGAGCTATCAAGACTATGGGTTTCCTATTAATTTTTTCGGCAGAAATACAGTTCCGGAAGATATCAGTGATGAGCATGCAGCAAAAAGTCTTTTTTTGCCTTTCAGAATTGTTCTTTCTGAGGGTAGTGGAGACTCGGACAAGGATGAACCTTCGCGCTGGATAATTGGAAATAATAAGGACACGGACTATATTAAGCTGTGGGGGGAAACAAAGCAATATTTGAAAAATTCTCTCAGTATAAGTCAAAAACCTTCTTTGATGAGTATATCTGAATGGGGTAGGCTAGCGATACAGGAGAGGGTAGTAATTTTTGAATTTAAGACTGTTGTTGGGCAAAATCTATATTCATGGCTGCTTGATGTTGATAGTATTTCCAATGACTCACCTAAAGAGGTTTTTAAAATAATGGTGGCACCATGGCAGAATTCCGGAATGTTATATATTTCGGATAATGTAAAGGTTTACGCATACAATCTCAGCATTGATGAAAAGAATTTAATTGGCTATGAAGACATTATTAACAGGTATAGTGGCAATAACGACAAAAATCTTAGAAAATATAATTTTTTTAAGGAATTTGATCCTAAGAGCAAACACAGAAACAACTTCAGTGACGATGTATTAGTAATAACAAAAGGGCAATATAGTAATATCAAAGATGCTTACAGTAATATTCCTGAACGTTTGAATGTCCCAAAAACCTATACACAGGAACAGGTAGATCAGATAGCAAGCGCGGTTCTTGGTGCCGGGAAGGATGGATATGACCGTACTATCGACAGTAGTAACAACTCGATAGAGTTCAAAACACAGAATAAGATATACAAGCTTTACAAAAACGGATATCTTGAGTATAAATACCTTACAGAAATTCAGGAGTCTGATAAAGGGGAAATAAAGGAAGCTCTAGTTAATACATATAGATTGCTTAATGGTATAAAAGCGCTAGTTTCTGAGGAGAGCAGCGTTTATCTTTCGGGAATAAGAGCATCTAAAGGAGCCTATCTTTTTGATTTTGATTATATGGTAGATGGAATTCCCATTACATTTATATATCAAGAGGCAGGTCAAGATATGGTCAAACCGGCCATAACGGTAGAGGCAAACAGTAAGGATGTTTTGAGTTGTACAGCATATTTGAAAAGTTTTGAACAGGAAAATACCGAGTCTGTATATAATGTTTATTTTAGTGAAATGCTTGATGAACTGTATAAAAACTATAAAGAGTTTAAGAATGATAAAACAACTGAAATTAAAGACATCAGGATTTCATACAGTGTAAAAGCAAACCAGGCATCGCAGCAGATAAGACCTGTCTGGGTCTTG from Clostridia bacterium carries:
- a CDS encoding TetR family transcriptional regulator, with protein sequence MSKELMYVLIANMHIKLNKIIECNNFNLLNNDVQHYSRRLDRVLSRYNKTLEYAKKYDCKYHSYIRENANCLAK
- a CDS encoding cell wall metabolism sensor histidine kinase WalK, which encodes MTFRRILVGLLRSLQWKLVFIFIAMTIVLIAPIGIMLKVQVENSYYDDFIDKIKMGYAEWKIPGNPTIEDIWKNLYILHDRNALYVFNIAGEIKTFSIVNYKNLNEGKTIDKNLEINNDANKINVGEILNSENFISAMGKAGVGYKKDLLHTKGKAFFDCAIKIKDTEYALYFRYYSEGWSKMLRNLNNIILTSIFFSIIISLIIGYMLSKTITVPIVNLMHKAQDVAKGNFDQVLEAKADDEIGKLTKTFNYMAGELKNTLTEISSEKSKIETILKYMTDGIIAFNIKGEVVHINPTAKKMLGVINIEESFNEFSKRYNLGLFLEEISYLNFSGNKEVGITIGDKFIRAYFAVFTDEEEIAEGIIIVLQDVTEQQKLENMRKEFVANVSHELRTPLTSIKSYTETLLDGALEDRETTEKFLSVVNSEADRMTRLVKDLLHLTRLDNQQMHWNMRLFSIESLIKKSVEKMQIEAKNKNQLLESYTIGEIPDIVADRDRIEQVIINIISNAIKYTPDRGKITIYTSRLYNDVCIKFIDNGIGIPEKDLPRIFERFYRVDKARSREMGGTGLGLAIAKEIVEAHNGSINITSEFEKGTEVCIKLPVNAIEVRESNQ
- the yycF gene encoding response regulator YycF, giving the protein MAKKILIVDDEKNIVDILKFNLKKEGFDTIEAYDGEQAIEMVLSQKPDLILLDVMLPKMDGFTVCRKLRQTISTPILMLTAKEEEVDKVLGLELGADDYITKPFSPRELMARVKANLRRMTVEDGAAGNDTAKKAGNMLKCGDLEIDIDRYEVKRNNMVIELTLREFELVKFLASQQDQIFSRESLLEKVWGYEYYGDVRTVDVTVRRLREKLEKEPSNPEYIMTKRGVGYYFNKVS